One Thermoanaerobacter kivui genomic window, GTCAGAACTACATAAGAAGATTCAAGGGGACGGATATATTTGAAAAAATATTTACGAAAATTTTAGAAGAAGCAATAAAACATGGGCTAGTAAATGCAGAGGAAGTATTCATAGATTCAACCCATGTAAAAGCAAGTGCCAACAAGAAGAAATACACCAAAGAAATAGTAGAAAAAGAAGCCAGGACTTATCAAGAAAAACTAGAAGAAGAAATAAACAAGGATAGAGAGGCTCATGGCAAAAAGCCATTAAAGAAAATCAAGAAGATAAAGACGAAAGAAGTGAAAGTAAGCAAAACAGACCCGGATAGCGGAATGTTAAACAAAAACGGAAAAGAAAAAATCTTTGCATATTCTTTTCACACAGCCTGCGATAAAAACGGATTTGTATTAGGAGTAAAAGTTGAAGCTGCAAATGTACACGACAGTGTGATGTTTCAAGAAGTATTAGAAGAAGTTGAAAAGAGGGTAAGAAAACCGAAAGCAATAGCAGTAGATGCAGGCTATAAAAATCCGTACATATTAAAGACAATATTTGATAGACAAATAATACCAGCAGTACCATACACAAGGCCAAAAACAAAAGATGGTTTCATGAAAAAACATGAATTTGTTTATGATGAATACTATGACTGTTACATATGCCCGCAGAATGAAATATTAACATATGTTACAACCAACAGAGAAGGATATAGAGAATACAAATCAAACCCAGAAAAATGTAAAAACTGTCCTCTAAGAGAAAAGTGTACCCAAAGTAAAGACTACACAAAGAGGATATTCAGGCACATATGGGAAGGATATGTAGAAGAAGCAGAACACCTAAGGCATACACCTTACTGTAAAGAAGTATATGAGAGAAGGAAAGAGACAATAGAGAGAGTATTTGCAGATTTAAAGGAGAAGCATGGTTTGCGATGGACGACGTTAAGAGGGAAGGAAAAATTGTCCATGCAAGCGATGCTTGTTTTTGCTGCCATGAATTTAAAG contains:
- a CDS encoding IS1182-like element ISTte1 family transposase, with the protein product MLSKKQDARHQIEFVSIDQLVPKDHLLRKIERVIDFSFIYDLVKEKYSEDHGRPSIDPVVLIKILFIQYLFGIPSMRRTIAEIKTNVAYRWFLGYGLTEEIPHFSTFSQNYIRRFKGTDIFEKIFTKILEEAIKHGLVNAEEVFIDSTHVKASANKKKYTKEIVEKEARTYQEKLEEEINKDREAHGKKPLKKIKKIKTKEVKVSKTDPDSGMLNKNGKEKIFAYSFHTACDKNGFVLGVKVEAANVHDSVMFQEVLEEVEKRVRKPKAIAVDAGYKNPYILKTIFDRQIIPAVPYTRPKTKDGFMKKHEFVYDEYYDCYICPQNEILTYVTTNREGYREYKSNPEKCKNCPLREKCTQSKDYTKRIFRHIWEGYVEEAEHLRHTPYCKEVYERRKETIERVFADLKEKHGLRWTTLRGKEKLSMQAMLVFAAMNLKKMALWLWRKGKGPFDISKLYPLFGVLKKILSRYIQPLLSVLRKQGLKFCFVNKL